A DNA window from Panicum virgatum strain AP13 unplaced genomic scaffold, P.virgatum_v5 scaffold_1805, whole genome shotgun sequence contains the following coding sequences:
- the LOC120694023 gene encoding TATA box-binding protein-associated factor RNA polymerase I subunit B-like isoform X4, which yields MVHSRQLQPYQGSSARAAALPYLPLPPSLAAMDLDPGGASPDPFGCGALHLVCEYCGSADDYSADDAEEGMFTCRRCYAVHATQATAADPHDFPATGSISVRRVATQPTAKLTTPTPAPYPRTPHAPAPAAAPAGTGFDDFREPSEPRDFAPSAGAWGKPEDLGARVRWRYVRGLQVILQRQLEVLVERHQVGALVCGVAGSIWVRWVAASKVFDNMWAHQVLADHSKRSGGGDGSIFPHQKDRRRVEFAFLRSLRTLLPVYSTLAVCFLACHIAREAILPSDIYRWAMESKIPYLAVFTDVDRLLGSSLYQQRCPLDARQLFRPVQVIGAWQLEAAAGSIAQRIGLRLPSVNFYAIAYRCLKDLALPVDKILPHACRIYEWAMPAELWLSSNPARVPTRVCVMAILVVTLRILYNINGQGIWEICEERRNTGGSDPDENLPTFTILDDSNREEFGLRELLCAIAAAYDKINVVHDYSSDLRSYLKYCNEVIFTGLTCSTEEENLIEIFRDMYKAREDDNPKEHIKSQSQDIEEMTITDGVKKRSRDGTFIEASCISSSSGGGD from the exons ATGGTTCACAGCAGGCAACTTCAGCCTTATCAGGGGTCCTCCGCCAGAGCCGCCGCACTTCCCTACCTGCCTCTgccgccgtcgctcgccgcCATGGATCTCGACCCCGGCggcgcctcgcccgacccctttGGCTGCGGCGCCCTCCACCTCGTATGCGAATACTGCGGCTCCGCCGATGACTACAGCGCCGACGACGCTGAAGAGGGGATGTTCACGTGCCGCCGGTGCTATGCCGTGCACGCCACGCAGGcaaccgccgccgacccgcacGACTTCCCCGCCACAGGCAGCATCTCCGTCCGCCGCGTCGCCACCCAGCCCACCGCCAAGCTCACCACCCCCACACCCGCGCCCTACCCGAGGACCCCTCACGCCCCCGCCCCAGCTGCCGCCCCCGCCGGGACTGGGTTCGACGACTTCCGGGAGCCGAGCGAGCCGCGGGATTTTGCGCCCAGCGCCGGGGCGTGGGGGAAGCCCGAGGATCTGGGGGCGCGGGTGCGCTGGCGCTACGTGAGGGGCCTCCAGGTCATTCTGCAGCGGCAGCTGGAGGTGCTGGTGGAGCGCCACCAGGTGGGCGCGCTCGTATGTGGCGTCGCTGGATCCATCTGGGTGCGGTGGGTCGCTGCATCCAAGGTGTTCGACAATATGTGGGCGCACCAGGTGCTCGCGGACCACAGCAAGCGTTCTGGTGGTGGAG ATGGTAGTATCTTTCCGCATCAAAAAGACAGGCGCAGGGTTGAGTTTGCCTTTCTGCGCTCACTGAGAACGTTGCTGCCCGTTTACTCGACACTGGCAGTTTGTTTCTTGGCCTGTCATATTGCCCGTGAGGCCATCCTACCTAGTGACATTTACAGATGGGCAATGGAATCCAAAATTCCTTATCTGGCAGTGTTTACTGACGTAGACAGGCTCCTTGGGAGCTCACTGTACCAGCAACGCTGCCCTTTGGATGCAAGGCAGCTGTTCAGGCCGGTGCAAGTTATTGGAGCATGGCAACTAGAAGCTGCTGCTGGATCCATAGCACAAAGAATAGGCTTGAGACTTCCTTCAGTTAACTTTTATGCAATTGCATATCGTTGTTTGAAGGACTTGGCACTGCCTGTAGATAAAATCCTTCCCCACGCCTGCCGGATTTATGAGTGGGCAATGCCTGCAGAACTATGGTTGTCCAGTAATCCTGCTAGAGTCCCTACACGGGTTTGTGTGATGGCTATACTAGTAGTGACTCTACGAATTTTGTATAACATCAACGGTCAAGGCATATGGGAG ATTTGTGAGGAAAGAAGAAACACAGGTGGATCTGATCCTGATGAAAATTTACCAACTTTCACGATTCTCGATGACAGTAACAGAGAGGAGTTTGGGTTGAGAGAACTGTTGTGTGCTATTGCAGCTGCCTATGATAAAATAAATGTTGTGCACG ACTACTCAAGTGACCTCCGTTCTTATCTCAAATACTGCAATGAAGTTATTTTTACTGGGCTTACATGTTCAACGGAAGAGGAGAATCTCATAGAGATCTTTCGGGATATGTACAAGGCCAGGGAG GATGACAATCCAAAAGAGCATATAAAATCCCAGTCTCAAGATATTGAAGAAATGACAATTACAGATGGAGTGAAAAAGCGCTCCCGGGATGGAACATTTATTGAAGCAAGTTGCATTTCTTCATCTTCAG GAGGCGGAGACTAA
- the LOC120694023 gene encoding TATA box-binding protein-associated factor RNA polymerase I subunit B-like isoform X3, with product MVHSRQLQPYQGSSARAAALPYLPLPPSLAAMDLDPGGASPDPFGCGALHLVCEYCGSADDYSADDAEEGMFTCRRCYAVHATQATAADPHDFPATGSISVRRVATQPTAKLTTPTPAPYPRTPHAPAPAAAPAGTGFDDFREPSEPRDFAPSAGAWGKPEDLGARVRWRYVRGLQVILQRQLEVLVERHQVGALVCGVAGSIWVRWVAASKVFDNMWAHQVLADHSKRSGGGDGSIFPHQKDRRRVEFAFLRSLRTLLPVYSTLAVCFLACHIAREAILPSDIYRWAMESKIPYLAVFTDVDRLLGSSLYQQRCPLDARQLFRPVQVIGAWQLEAAAGSIAQRIGLRLPSVNFYAIAYRCLKDLALPVDKILPHACRIYEWAMPAELWLSSNPARVPTRVCVMAILVVTLRILYNINGQGIWEKICEERRNTGGSDPDENLPTFTILDDSNREEFGLRELLCAIAAAYDKINVVHDYSSDLRSYLKYCNEVIFTGLTCSTEEENLIEIFRDMYKAREDDNPKEHIKSQSQDIEEMTITDGVKKRSRDGTFIEASCISSSSGGGD from the exons ATGGTTCACAGCAGGCAACTTCAGCCTTATCAGGGGTCCTCCGCCAGAGCCGCCGCACTTCCCTACCTGCCTCTgccgccgtcgctcgccgcCATGGATCTCGACCCCGGCggcgcctcgcccgacccctttGGCTGCGGCGCCCTCCACCTCGTATGCGAATACTGCGGCTCCGCCGATGACTACAGCGCCGACGACGCTGAAGAGGGGATGTTCACGTGCCGCCGGTGCTATGCCGTGCACGCCACGCAGGcaaccgccgccgacccgcacGACTTCCCCGCCACAGGCAGCATCTCCGTCCGCCGCGTCGCCACCCAGCCCACCGCCAAGCTCACCACCCCCACACCCGCGCCCTACCCGAGGACCCCTCACGCCCCCGCCCCAGCTGCCGCCCCCGCCGGGACTGGGTTCGACGACTTCCGGGAGCCGAGCGAGCCGCGGGATTTTGCGCCCAGCGCCGGGGCGTGGGGGAAGCCCGAGGATCTGGGGGCGCGGGTGCGCTGGCGCTACGTGAGGGGCCTCCAGGTCATTCTGCAGCGGCAGCTGGAGGTGCTGGTGGAGCGCCACCAGGTGGGCGCGCTCGTATGTGGCGTCGCTGGATCCATCTGGGTGCGGTGGGTCGCTGCATCCAAGGTGTTCGACAATATGTGGGCGCACCAGGTGCTCGCGGACCACAGCAAGCGTTCTGGTGGTGGAG ATGGTAGTATCTTTCCGCATCAAAAAGACAGGCGCAGGGTTGAGTTTGCCTTTCTGCGCTCACTGAGAACGTTGCTGCCCGTTTACTCGACACTGGCAGTTTGTTTCTTGGCCTGTCATATTGCCCGTGAGGCCATCCTACCTAGTGACATTTACAGATGGGCAATGGAATCCAAAATTCCTTATCTGGCAGTGTTTACTGACGTAGACAGGCTCCTTGGGAGCTCACTGTACCAGCAACGCTGCCCTTTGGATGCAAGGCAGCTGTTCAGGCCGGTGCAAGTTATTGGAGCATGGCAACTAGAAGCTGCTGCTGGATCCATAGCACAAAGAATAGGCTTGAGACTTCCTTCAGTTAACTTTTATGCAATTGCATATCGTTGTTTGAAGGACTTGGCACTGCCTGTAGATAAAATCCTTCCCCACGCCTGCCGGATTTATGAGTGGGCAATGCCTGCAGAACTATGGTTGTCCAGTAATCCTGCTAGAGTCCCTACACGGGTTTGTGTGATGGCTATACTAGTAGTGACTCTACGAATTTTGTATAACATCAACGGTCAAGGCATATGGGAG AAGATTTGTGAGGAAAGAAGAAACACAGGTGGATCTGATCCTGATGAAAATTTACCAACTTTCACGATTCTCGATGACAGTAACAGAGAGGAGTTTGGGTTGAGAGAACTGTTGTGTGCTATTGCAGCTGCCTATGATAAAATAAATGTTGTGCACG ACTACTCAAGTGACCTCCGTTCTTATCTCAAATACTGCAATGAAGTTATTTTTACTGGGCTTACATGTTCAACGGAAGAGGAGAATCTCATAGAGATCTTTCGGGATATGTACAAGGCCAGGGAG GATGACAATCCAAAAGAGCATATAAAATCCCAGTCTCAAGATATTGAAGAAATGACAATTACAGATGGAGTGAAAAAGCGCTCCCGGGATGGAACATTTATTGAAGCAAGTTGCATTTCTTCATCTTCAG GAGGCGGAGACTAA
- the LOC120694023 gene encoding TATA box-binding protein-associated factor RNA polymerase I subunit B-like isoform X1, which produces MVHSRQLQPYQGSSARAAALPYLPLPPSLAAMDLDPGGASPDPFGCGALHLVCEYCGSADDYSADDAEEGMFTCRRCYAVHATQATAADPHDFPATGSISVRRVATQPTAKLTTPTPAPYPRTPHAPAPAAAPAGTGFDDFREPSEPRDFAPSAGAWGKPEDLGARVRWRYVRGLQVILQRQLEVLVERHQVGALVCGVAGSIWVRWVAASKVFDNMWAHQVLADHSKRSGGGDGSIFPHQKDRRRVEFAFLRSLRTLLPVYSTLAVCFLACHIAREAILPSDIYRWAMESKIPYLAVFTDVDRLLGSSLYQQRCPLDARQLFRPVQVIGAWQLEAAAGSIAQRIGLRLPSVNFYAIAYRCLKDLALPVDKILPHACRIYEWAMPAELWLSSNPARVPTRVCVMAILVVTLRILYNINGQGIWEKICEERRNTGGSDPDENLPTFTILDDSNREEFGLRELLCAIAAAYDKINVVHDYSSDLRSYLKYCNEVIFTGLTCSTEEENLIEIFRDMYKAREDDNPKEHIKSQSQDIEEMTITDGVKKRSRDGTFIEASCISSSSGDDALQIIKSEMQDHGFHYMPPRKPRKSDGYLRYRRRRLSGGFVCVAHADYYMLLRAFAKLAEVNVCIMHISVLNLEKRLACIEDRIKRSLNTLQNLSSQPKYELRPVSD; this is translated from the exons ATGGTTCACAGCAGGCAACTTCAGCCTTATCAGGGGTCCTCCGCCAGAGCCGCCGCACTTCCCTACCTGCCTCTgccgccgtcgctcgccgcCATGGATCTCGACCCCGGCggcgcctcgcccgacccctttGGCTGCGGCGCCCTCCACCTCGTATGCGAATACTGCGGCTCCGCCGATGACTACAGCGCCGACGACGCTGAAGAGGGGATGTTCACGTGCCGCCGGTGCTATGCCGTGCACGCCACGCAGGcaaccgccgccgacccgcacGACTTCCCCGCCACAGGCAGCATCTCCGTCCGCCGCGTCGCCACCCAGCCCACCGCCAAGCTCACCACCCCCACACCCGCGCCCTACCCGAGGACCCCTCACGCCCCCGCCCCAGCTGCCGCCCCCGCCGGGACTGGGTTCGACGACTTCCGGGAGCCGAGCGAGCCGCGGGATTTTGCGCCCAGCGCCGGGGCGTGGGGGAAGCCCGAGGATCTGGGGGCGCGGGTGCGCTGGCGCTACGTGAGGGGCCTCCAGGTCATTCTGCAGCGGCAGCTGGAGGTGCTGGTGGAGCGCCACCAGGTGGGCGCGCTCGTATGTGGCGTCGCTGGATCCATCTGGGTGCGGTGGGTCGCTGCATCCAAGGTGTTCGACAATATGTGGGCGCACCAGGTGCTCGCGGACCACAGCAAGCGTTCTGGTGGTGGAG ATGGTAGTATCTTTCCGCATCAAAAAGACAGGCGCAGGGTTGAGTTTGCCTTTCTGCGCTCACTGAGAACGTTGCTGCCCGTTTACTCGACACTGGCAGTTTGTTTCTTGGCCTGTCATATTGCCCGTGAGGCCATCCTACCTAGTGACATTTACAGATGGGCAATGGAATCCAAAATTCCTTATCTGGCAGTGTTTACTGACGTAGACAGGCTCCTTGGGAGCTCACTGTACCAGCAACGCTGCCCTTTGGATGCAAGGCAGCTGTTCAGGCCGGTGCAAGTTATTGGAGCATGGCAACTAGAAGCTGCTGCTGGATCCATAGCACAAAGAATAGGCTTGAGACTTCCTTCAGTTAACTTTTATGCAATTGCATATCGTTGTTTGAAGGACTTGGCACTGCCTGTAGATAAAATCCTTCCCCACGCCTGCCGGATTTATGAGTGGGCAATGCCTGCAGAACTATGGTTGTCCAGTAATCCTGCTAGAGTCCCTACACGGGTTTGTGTGATGGCTATACTAGTAGTGACTCTACGAATTTTGTATAACATCAACGGTCAAGGCATATGGGAG AAGATTTGTGAGGAAAGAAGAAACACAGGTGGATCTGATCCTGATGAAAATTTACCAACTTTCACGATTCTCGATGACAGTAACAGAGAGGAGTTTGGGTTGAGAGAACTGTTGTGTGCTATTGCAGCTGCCTATGATAAAATAAATGTTGTGCACG ACTACTCAAGTGACCTCCGTTCTTATCTCAAATACTGCAATGAAGTTATTTTTACTGGGCTTACATGTTCAACGGAAGAGGAGAATCTCATAGAGATCTTTCGGGATATGTACAAGGCCAGGGAG GATGACAATCCAAAAGAGCATATAAAATCCCAGTCTCAAGATATTGAAGAAATGACAATTACAGATGGAGTGAAAAAGCGCTCCCGGGATGGAACATTTATTGAAGCAAGTTGCATTTCTTCATCTTCAGGTGATGATGCACTGCAAATCATCAAGTCAGAGATGCAAGATCATGGATTTCATTATATGCCGCCTAGGAAGCCAAGGAAATCTGATGGTTATCTTCGTTACAGGAGGCGGAGACTAAGTGGTGGCTTTGTTTGTGTTGCGCATGCTGATTACTACATGTTGCTACGAGCTTTTGCAAAGCTTGCAGAAGTTAATGTTTGTATCATGCATATCAGTGTGTTAAATCTTGAGAAGAGACTTGCATGTATTGAGGATCGAATTAAAAGAAGCTTGAACACCTTACAGAACCTCTCTAGCCAACCAAAATATGAGCTAAGGCCTGTATCCGATTGA
- the LOC120694023 gene encoding TATA box-binding protein-associated factor RNA polymerase I subunit B-like isoform X2, which produces MVHSRQLQPYQGSSARAAALPYLPLPPSLAAMDLDPGGASPDPFGCGALHLVCEYCGSADDYSADDAEEGMFTCRRCYAVHATQATAADPHDFPATGSISVRRVATQPTAKLTTPTPAPYPRTPHAPAPAAAPAGTGFDDFREPSEPRDFAPSAGAWGKPEDLGARVRWRYVRGLQVILQRQLEVLVERHQVGALVCGVAGSIWVRWVAASKVFDNMWAHQVLADHSKRSGGGDGSIFPHQKDRRRVEFAFLRSLRTLLPVYSTLAVCFLACHIAREAILPSDIYRWAMESKIPYLAVFTDVDRLLGSSLYQQRCPLDARQLFRPVQVIGAWQLEAAAGSIAQRIGLRLPSVNFYAIAYRCLKDLALPVDKILPHACRIYEWAMPAELWLSSNPARVPTRVCVMAILVVTLRILYNINGQGIWEICEERRNTGGSDPDENLPTFTILDDSNREEFGLRELLCAIAAAYDKINVVHDYSSDLRSYLKYCNEVIFTGLTCSTEEENLIEIFRDMYKAREDDNPKEHIKSQSQDIEEMTITDGVKKRSRDGTFIEASCISSSSGDDALQIIKSEMQDHGFHYMPPRKPRKSDGYLRYRRRRLSGGFVCVAHADYYMLLRAFAKLAEVNVCIMHISVLNLEKRLACIEDRIKRSLNTLQNLSSQPKYELRPVSD; this is translated from the exons ATGGTTCACAGCAGGCAACTTCAGCCTTATCAGGGGTCCTCCGCCAGAGCCGCCGCACTTCCCTACCTGCCTCTgccgccgtcgctcgccgcCATGGATCTCGACCCCGGCggcgcctcgcccgacccctttGGCTGCGGCGCCCTCCACCTCGTATGCGAATACTGCGGCTCCGCCGATGACTACAGCGCCGACGACGCTGAAGAGGGGATGTTCACGTGCCGCCGGTGCTATGCCGTGCACGCCACGCAGGcaaccgccgccgacccgcacGACTTCCCCGCCACAGGCAGCATCTCCGTCCGCCGCGTCGCCACCCAGCCCACCGCCAAGCTCACCACCCCCACACCCGCGCCCTACCCGAGGACCCCTCACGCCCCCGCCCCAGCTGCCGCCCCCGCCGGGACTGGGTTCGACGACTTCCGGGAGCCGAGCGAGCCGCGGGATTTTGCGCCCAGCGCCGGGGCGTGGGGGAAGCCCGAGGATCTGGGGGCGCGGGTGCGCTGGCGCTACGTGAGGGGCCTCCAGGTCATTCTGCAGCGGCAGCTGGAGGTGCTGGTGGAGCGCCACCAGGTGGGCGCGCTCGTATGTGGCGTCGCTGGATCCATCTGGGTGCGGTGGGTCGCTGCATCCAAGGTGTTCGACAATATGTGGGCGCACCAGGTGCTCGCGGACCACAGCAAGCGTTCTGGTGGTGGAG ATGGTAGTATCTTTCCGCATCAAAAAGACAGGCGCAGGGTTGAGTTTGCCTTTCTGCGCTCACTGAGAACGTTGCTGCCCGTTTACTCGACACTGGCAGTTTGTTTCTTGGCCTGTCATATTGCCCGTGAGGCCATCCTACCTAGTGACATTTACAGATGGGCAATGGAATCCAAAATTCCTTATCTGGCAGTGTTTACTGACGTAGACAGGCTCCTTGGGAGCTCACTGTACCAGCAACGCTGCCCTTTGGATGCAAGGCAGCTGTTCAGGCCGGTGCAAGTTATTGGAGCATGGCAACTAGAAGCTGCTGCTGGATCCATAGCACAAAGAATAGGCTTGAGACTTCCTTCAGTTAACTTTTATGCAATTGCATATCGTTGTTTGAAGGACTTGGCACTGCCTGTAGATAAAATCCTTCCCCACGCCTGCCGGATTTATGAGTGGGCAATGCCTGCAGAACTATGGTTGTCCAGTAATCCTGCTAGAGTCCCTACACGGGTTTGTGTGATGGCTATACTAGTAGTGACTCTACGAATTTTGTATAACATCAACGGTCAAGGCATATGGGAG ATTTGTGAGGAAAGAAGAAACACAGGTGGATCTGATCCTGATGAAAATTTACCAACTTTCACGATTCTCGATGACAGTAACAGAGAGGAGTTTGGGTTGAGAGAACTGTTGTGTGCTATTGCAGCTGCCTATGATAAAATAAATGTTGTGCACG ACTACTCAAGTGACCTCCGTTCTTATCTCAAATACTGCAATGAAGTTATTTTTACTGGGCTTACATGTTCAACGGAAGAGGAGAATCTCATAGAGATCTTTCGGGATATGTACAAGGCCAGGGAG GATGACAATCCAAAAGAGCATATAAAATCCCAGTCTCAAGATATTGAAGAAATGACAATTACAGATGGAGTGAAAAAGCGCTCCCGGGATGGAACATTTATTGAAGCAAGTTGCATTTCTTCATCTTCAGGTGATGATGCACTGCAAATCATCAAGTCAGAGATGCAAGATCATGGATTTCATTATATGCCGCCTAGGAAGCCAAGGAAATCTGATGGTTATCTTCGTTACAGGAGGCGGAGACTAAGTGGTGGCTTTGTTTGTGTTGCGCATGCTGATTACTACATGTTGCTACGAGCTTTTGCAAAGCTTGCAGAAGTTAATGTTTGTATCATGCATATCAGTGTGTTAAATCTTGAGAAGAGACTTGCATGTATTGAGGATCGAATTAAAAGAAGCTTGAACACCTTACAGAACCTCTCTAGCCAACCAAAATATGAGCTAAGGCCTGTATCCGATTGA